In Geothermobacter ehrlichii, a single window of DNA contains:
- a CDS encoding c(7)-type cytochrome triheme domain-containing protein, which yields MRLFITCLTCGLFLLLAGSCLADEADHGGDIHFKQPVTGVLFSHALHVEELGLECDSCHEGLFAFEAGVAEANGDFTMASLAEGNYCGACHDGDTAFSSETRCAVCHEGVKGYKRALGLVNDSGHGH from the coding sequence ATGCGATTGTTCATTACCTGCCTGACCTGCGGCCTGTTTCTTCTGCTCGCCGGTTCCTGTCTTGCCGATGAGGCCGACCATGGCGGTGATATCCACTTCAAACAGCCGGTGACCGGGGTTCTGTTCAGTCACGCCCTGCATGTCGAGGAGCTGGGTCTGGAGTGCGATTCCTGCCACGAGGGGCTGTTCGCCTTCGAGGCCGGCGTCGCGGAAGCGAACGGAGATTTCACCATGGCGAGCCTGGCGGAAGGCAACTACTGCGGGGCCTGCCATGACGGCGACACCGCCTTTTCGTCGGAGACTCGCTGCGCCGTCTGCCATGAAGGCGTCAAGGGCTACAAGCGGGCCCTCGGTCTGGTCAACGACTCCGGACACGGGCATTGA
- a CDS encoding 4Fe-4S dicluster domain-containing protein — MTAPKFDQLKNEGVENLPDRERRNFLKLGLAITGVFAGGTILAVTSNVRRTYASTGEFLARYPYKPHYGMLIRQDRCIDCERCKQACAKTNHVPGYGYRTDILERDIPDAEGQQREFIPVLCNHCNLPQCTRVCPTKATYKDPRNGIVMMNPKKCIGCLTCQMGCPYNARYFNEEKMAVDKCDFCWESRLSKGERLTACAAACPAEVRIFGDLSRDDDPVHRAVHQIGRTVWVLRPEAGTKPNVFYTRG; from the coding sequence ATGACTGCACCGAAGTTCGACCAGCTGAAAAACGAAGGCGTCGAGAATCTTCCCGACCGGGAGCGGCGCAACTTTCTCAAACTCGGTCTCGCCATCACCGGCGTCTTCGCCGGCGGGACCATCCTGGCGGTGACCAGCAACGTCCGCAGAACCTACGCCTCGACCGGCGAGTTTCTCGCCCGGTATCCCTACAAGCCACATTACGGGATGCTGATCAGGCAGGATCGCTGCATCGACTGCGAGCGCTGCAAGCAGGCCTGCGCCAAGACCAACCATGTGCCGGGTTACGGCTATCGCACCGACATCCTCGAGCGGGATATTCCCGATGCCGAGGGGCAGCAGCGCGAGTTCATCCCGGTGCTCTGCAACCACTGCAACCTGCCGCAATGCACCCGGGTCTGTCCGACCAAGGCGACCTACAAGGATCCGCGCAACGGCATCGTGATGATGAACCCGAAGAAGTGCATCGGTTGTCTTACCTGCCAGATGGGCTGTCCCTACAATGCCCGCTATTTCAACGAGGAGAAGATGGCGGTCGACAAGTGCGATTTCTGCTGGGAATCGCGGCTGAGCAAAGGGGAGCGGCTGACCGCCTGCGCCGCCGCCTGTCCGGCGGAGGTCCGGATTTTCGGCGACCTTTCCCGTGACGACGACCCGGTGCACCGGGCGGTGCACCAGATCGGGCGCACGGTCTGGGTGCTGCGGCCCGAGGCCGGGACCAAGCCCAATGTCTTTTACACCCGCGGCTGA
- the nrfD gene encoding NrfD/PsrC family molybdoenzyme membrane anchor subunit, which translates to MTQRSIVNGMTLNELESLLVGRIKSGSNAYYLALLLCALVMLAGSVAGLQATVGGHHIYYGVSREVPWGILISTYVFFVVTSTGLCLVSAIGHVFGVSDYMPIAKRSVFLSIVTILAGFLVISAEIKVPIKMMLYNIISPNLTSNIWWMGTLYGVYLMFMFIEFACLLIDRHRTAVTFGFLGAVAGIAAHSNLGAVFGLLNGREFWHGPYMPIYFITSAMMTGTAVIIFFHLLAYRVNRRQLDAPMARSLDMVRRLAILLICVIAFFTVWKILSGIAGMPEGKYQAVMALLTGPYAINFWVFEVGLALLLPLVLFLTGRNRPRQLLIASGLMILGIFIMRYDLVIVGEVVPVFHGLGVNEFKGLLSYRPSLHELVITLGGFGMVGFLFLLGEKIFDGHKVDLH; encoded by the coding sequence ATGACACAGCGAAGTATCGTCAACGGCATGACGCTCAACGAGCTGGAAAGCCTGCTCGTTGGCCGCATCAAGTCGGGCAGCAACGCCTATTATCTGGCCCTGCTGCTCTGTGCCCTGGTCATGCTGGCCGGTTCGGTGGCCGGCCTGCAGGCCACGGTCGGGGGACACCACATCTATTACGGCGTCTCCCGGGAAGTTCCCTGGGGCATCCTGATATCGACCTACGTCTTTTTTGTCGTTACCTCGACCGGGCTCTGCCTGGTGTCGGCCATCGGCCATGTCTTCGGTGTCAGTGACTACATGCCGATCGCCAAGCGTTCGGTCTTTCTTTCCATTGTCACCATCCTGGCCGGATTCCTGGTCATCTCCGCCGAAATCAAGGTGCCGATCAAGATGATGCTCTACAACATCATCTCGCCCAACCTGACCTCGAACATCTGGTGGATGGGCACGCTTTACGGCGTCTATCTCATGTTCATGTTCATCGAGTTCGCCTGCCTGCTGATCGACCGGCACCGCACCGCCGTCACGTTCGGCTTTCTCGGTGCCGTGGCCGGTATCGCCGCCCACAGCAACCTCGGAGCGGTCTTCGGTCTGCTCAACGGCAGGGAATTCTGGCACGGCCCCTACATGCCGATCTACTTCATCACTTCGGCGATGATGACCGGCACCGCCGTGATCATCTTCTTCCACCTGCTCGCCTACCGCGTCAACCGACGTCAGCTCGATGCGCCGATGGCTCGTTCCCTGGACATGGTGCGGCGGCTCGCCATCCTGCTGATCTGCGTCATCGCCTTCTTCACCGTCTGGAAGATACTTTCCGGCATCGCCGGCATGCCGGAAGGGAAGTACCAGGCGGTCATGGCGCTGCTCACCGGCCCCTACGCGATCAATTTCTGGGTGTTCGAGGTCGGCCTGGCGCTGCTGCTGCCACTGGTCCTCTTTCTGACCGGCCGCAACCGCCCGCGCCAGCTGCTGATCGCCTCCGGGCTGATGATTCTCGGCATTTTCATCATGCGCTACGACCTGGTGATCGTCGGCGAGGTGGTGCCGGTCTTCCACGGCCTTGGGGTCAACGAGTTCAAGGGTCTGCTCAGCTACCGGCCGTCACTGCACGAACTGGTCATCACCCTGGGCGGATTCGGCATGGTCGGTTTTCTCTTCCTGCTCGGCGAGAAGATTTTCGACGGGCACAAAGTCGACCTTCACTGA
- a CDS encoding NifB/NifX family molybdenum-iron cluster-binding protein, producing the protein MKMAFSSCGPTPDCTIDERLGRAYWLLIYSLEEDCWLAVDNSDNRKALQGAGELTARILIDLEVTHVLTGEVGPKAFRILAERGICVYLGVSGSAVGALLAWQRGDYRPATGPNQVGSPYCLMGKARRNLVETVAPAMRVEPGEARKI; encoded by the coding sequence ATGAAGATGGCGTTCAGCAGCTGCGGACCAACGCCGGACTGCACCATCGACGAACGGCTCGGACGGGCGTACTGGCTGCTGATCTACAGCCTTGAGGAGGATTGCTGGCTGGCCGTGGACAACAGTGACAACCGCAAGGCGCTGCAGGGGGCGGGCGAGCTGACGGCGAGAATTCTGATCGATCTCGAGGTGACACACGTTCTGACGGGAGAGGTCGGACCCAAGGCTTTCCGGATACTTGCCGAACGCGGCATCTGTGTCTACCTCGGGGTCAGTGGTTCGGCGGTCGGCGCCCTGCTGGCCTGGCAGCGCGGAGACTACCGCCCGGCGACGGGGCCGAACCAGGTCGGCAGCCCTTACTGCCTGATGGGCAAGGCGCGCCGAAACCTGGTGGAGACGGTTGCGCCGGCCATGAGAGTCGAGCCGGGAGAAGCGAGAAAGATCTGA
- a CDS encoding NifB/NifX family molybdenum-iron cluster-binding protein, giving the protein MKIAFPYYHRLVLPLYGLARLFFIACVDTDDGQVVSCRLQTFDPQDQSLGDWLAANRVDGLFSGDSPPWLLDELERRGIWHRQTPAGEPLQILGQWLRQGPSSARPAASWLLSGSWS; this is encoded by the coding sequence ATGAAAATCGCTTTTCCCTACTACCACAGGCTTGTGCTGCCGCTGTACGGCCTGGCGCGGCTCTTCTTCATCGCCTGTGTCGACACCGATGACGGACAGGTCGTTTCCTGTCGGCTGCAGACCTTCGATCCGCAGGACCAGTCCCTTGGCGACTGGTTGGCAGCCAACCGGGTTGACGGCCTTTTCTCCGGCGACTCGCCGCCCTGGCTGCTCGACGAGCTGGAGCGGCGGGGCATCTGGCACCGCCAGACGCCGGCCGGGGAGCCGCTGCAGATTCTCGGACAGTGGTTGCGGCAAGGGCCATCTTCCGCCCGCCCGGCGGCATCTTGGTTGCTTTCGGGGAGCTGGTCATGA
- a CDS encoding sigma-54 interaction domain-containing protein, which yields MSKQADQPRAGLSQDVLNSLADGVFTVDRDLRITSFNRAAEAITGYSRDEVLGRPCRSIFSSTACGAYCPVREALASGRPVINREFDIRHKNGRKIPVSISASVLRDADGNIVGAVETVRDLSGIGEMKRDIRTRYAFEGMLSRSDKMRSLFDVLPDIAASDATVLIQGESGTGKELVARAIHNLSPRRDKPLVTVNCGALPEQLLESEIFGSRRGAYTGAVENRPGRLEMAEGGTLFLDEIGDLPLPLQVKLLRVLENREYQPLGARQPQKADVRFVTATHRNIARMVDEGSFRRDLYFRINVVSLCLPPLRERPEDIPLLIDYFLDRLNLQYGKKIRGLAPSVLQLLLDYDYPGNVRELLNLLEQMVILGRSGELGPEHLPREFEVRLAGRAPLARSSRMPDRDRLLGILQRNHGNRRKTADELGVDRTTLWRWMKRYNLLHSC from the coding sequence ATGTCTAAACAAGCCGATCAGCCGCGTGCCGGGCTGTCCCAGGATGTCCTCAACAGCCTTGCCGATGGTGTATTCACGGTCGATCGGGATCTGCGTATCACCTCCTTCAACCGGGCTGCGGAGGCCATCACCGGCTACAGCCGCGACGAAGTACTCGGTCGGCCCTGCCGGAGCATTTTTTCCAGCACCGCCTGCGGTGCCTATTGCCCGGTTCGTGAGGCTCTGGCCAGTGGCCGGCCGGTGATCAACCGGGAGTTCGACATACGGCACAAAAACGGCCGCAAGATACCTGTCTCCATCAGTGCCTCGGTTCTGCGCGATGCCGATGGCAATATTGTTGGCGCGGTGGAAACGGTTCGTGACCTGTCCGGCATCGGTGAGATGAAGCGGGATATCCGGACCCGCTACGCCTTTGAAGGAATGCTCAGCCGGTCGGACAAGATGCGCAGTCTTTTTGACGTGCTTCCCGATATCGCCGCCAGCGACGCTACGGTGCTGATCCAGGGGGAGAGCGGCACCGGCAAGGAACTGGTGGCGCGGGCAATTCACAATCTGAGTCCGCGTCGGGACAAACCGTTGGTGACTGTCAACTGCGGCGCCCTGCCGGAACAGCTGCTGGAGTCGGAGATCTTCGGCTCCCGGCGAGGCGCCTACACCGGTGCCGTGGAAAACCGACCCGGTCGACTGGAGATGGCCGAGGGCGGCACCCTCTTTCTCGACGAAATCGGCGATCTGCCCCTGCCGCTGCAGGTCAAGCTGCTGCGGGTGCTGGAGAACCGCGAATATCAGCCTCTCGGGGCCCGGCAGCCGCAGAAGGCCGATGTCAGGTTCGTTACCGCCACCCACCGCAACATCGCCCGGATGGTCGACGAGGGCAGCTTCCGGCGCGATCTCTATTTCCGTATCAATGTTGTCTCGCTCTGCCTGCCGCCGTTGCGGGAACGCCCGGAGGACATTCCCCTGCTCATCGACTATTTCCTCGACCGGCTGAATCTGCAGTACGGGAAGAAAATCCGCGGTCTGGCCCCATCGGTGCTGCAGCTGCTGCTCGACTACGACTATCCGGGCAATGTCCGCGAGCTGCTCAACCTGCTCGAGCAGATGGTGATTCTCGGTCGTAGCGGCGAACTGGGGCCGGAACATCTGCCGCGGGAATTCGAGGTCCGGCTTGCCGGCCGGGCTCCTCTGGCGCGCTCGAGCAGAATGCCCGACCGCGACCGTCTGCTCGGTATTCTGCAGCGCAACCACGGCAACCGCCGAAAGACGGCGGATGAGCTCGGGGTTGATCGTACCACCCTGTGGCGCTGGATGAAGCGTTACAATCTTCTGCACTCCTGCTGA
- the hypA gene encoding hydrogenase maturation nickel metallochaperone HypA: MHELGITQSIVDIAERTTRKHGGGRVRSVTVEIGELSGVIPDAVEFCFEVCSKGTLLEGARLVIETVPGQGRCPQCQTEQAIDNYSFACENCGAFGLERVRGEELRIKELEVD, encoded by the coding sequence GTGCACGAACTCGGCATCACCCAGAGCATCGTCGACATCGCGGAGCGGACCACCCGCAAACATGGCGGCGGTCGGGTGCGAAGCGTCACTGTCGAAATCGGCGAACTGTCCGGCGTCATTCCCGACGCCGTCGAATTCTGTTTTGAAGTCTGCAGCAAGGGGACGCTGCTCGAGGGCGCGCGACTGGTCATCGAAACCGTTCCCGGACAGGGTCGCTGCCCGCAGTGCCAAACGGAACAGGCCATCGACAACTACAGCTTCGCCTGCGAAAACTGCGGCGCTTTCGGTCTGGAGAGAGTGCGCGGAGAGGAATTACGCATCAAGGAACTGGAGGTCGACTGA
- the hypB gene encoding hydrogenase nickel incorporation protein HypB has translation MCIDCGCSERTGQAHHHHDHDHDHDGRTIRVEENLLAKNDRLAAANRVRFTRHGLLTLNLVSSPGSGKTTLLETTLRALKDELRFAVLEGDQQTSNDADRIAATGVPAHQINTGAGCHLDAHMVAHGVDHFDLDNLDVLLIENVGNLVCPASFDLGEDSKVTVLSITEGEDKPLKYPQMFRAAAIVIVNKIDLLPHLDFDLDQCRQFIRQVNPQARIFELSCRSGAGMDAWYDWLRAQVAAKRQQAQS, from the coding sequence ATGTGCATCGATTGCGGCTGCAGCGAACGGACCGGGCAGGCCCACCATCACCACGATCACGATCATGACCATGACGGGCGAACCATCAGGGTCGAAGAGAACCTGCTGGCCAAGAACGACCGGCTGGCGGCAGCCAATCGGGTCCGTTTCACCAGGCACGGCCTGCTCACCCTGAACCTGGTCAGCTCCCCCGGGTCGGGCAAGACCACCCTGCTCGAAACCACCCTGCGCGCCCTGAAGGACGAGCTGCGCTTCGCCGTTCTCGAAGGCGACCAGCAGACCAGCAACGATGCCGACCGCATCGCCGCCACCGGGGTGCCGGCGCATCAGATCAACACCGGCGCCGGCTGCCATCTCGACGCACACATGGTCGCTCACGGCGTCGACCACTTCGATCTGGACAATCTCGACGTGTTGCTGATCGAGAACGTCGGCAACCTGGTCTGTCCCGCCTCCTTCGATCTCGGTGAAGACAGCAAGGTGACGGTCCTCTCCATCACCGAAGGCGAGGACAAGCCGCTGAAATACCCGCAGATGTTTCGCGCCGCCGCCATCGTCATCGTCAACAAGATCGACCTGCTGCCGCACCTCGACTTCGATCTCGACCAGTGTCGCCAGTTCATCCGCCAGGTCAACCCGCAGGCCCGCATCTTCGAGCTCTCCTGCAGATCGGGCGCCGGGATGGACGCCTGGTACGACTGGCTGCGCGCCCAGGTGGCGGCGAAACGACAGCAGGCTCAGTCGTAG
- a CDS encoding HypC/HybG/HupF family hydrogenase formation chaperone: MCLGVPMQIKSITDGVAVCEIDGVQREASLMMLDEAQVGDFVLIHAGFAIEKIDPEEAELTLKALREALDMGLEPK, translated from the coding sequence ATGTGCCTAGGCGTCCCCATGCAAATCAAGAGCATCACCGACGGCGTCGCTGTCTGCGAAATCGACGGCGTACAGCGCGAAGCCTCTCTGATGATGCTCGACGAGGCGCAAGTCGGCGATTTTGTTCTCATTCACGCCGGTTTCGCCATCGAAAAGATCGACCCTGAAGAAGCGGAGCTGACCCTCAAGGCGCTGCGCGAAGCCCTTGACATGGGCTTGGAGCCGAAATGA
- the hypD gene encoding hydrogenase formation protein HypD, which produces MKSQDLTTAYRDPAVARALLRQIETTVRNYRRQMTLMEVCGTHTMAIYQHGIRALLPEQIRLISGPGCPVCVTPVDYVDRAVALARRPGTIITTFGDMVRVPGSSSSLLREQAAGADIRIVYSPLDAIAIAACNPGKEVVFLGVGFETTTPTVAGAVLAAEKQGLTNFSVLGSHKTMPAPMMALTSDPELQVDGYLCPAHVSAIIGADAYRPIVEACRVPCVVTGFEPLDVLRGVLMLARQVVEGRAEVENEYSRVVRPDGNPKARQILETVFEPCDARWRGIGVIPGSGLRIRNSHAAFNAELKLPVEVEEPVEHKGCLCGEILKGKVRPGDCPLFRKICTPEDPVGACMVSSEGTCAAEYKYGNI; this is translated from the coding sequence ATGAAAAGCCAGGATCTGACCACAGCCTATCGTGATCCGGCGGTCGCCCGCGCCCTGTTGCGGCAGATCGAGACGACGGTGCGCAACTACCGGAGGCAGATGACCCTGATGGAGGTCTGCGGCACCCACACCATGGCCATCTACCAGCACGGCATCCGCGCCCTGCTACCGGAGCAGATCCGCCTGATCTCCGGCCCCGGCTGTCCGGTCTGCGTCACCCCCGTCGATTACGTCGACCGGGCGGTCGCCCTGGCGCGCCGCCCCGGCACCATCATCACCACCTTCGGCGACATGGTGCGGGTTCCCGGCTCCTCCAGCAGCCTGCTGCGCGAACAGGCGGCGGGCGCCGACATCCGGATCGTCTACTCGCCGCTCGACGCCATCGCCATCGCCGCCTGCAATCCGGGCAAGGAGGTGGTCTTTCTCGGCGTCGGCTTCGAAACCACCACGCCGACGGTGGCCGGCGCCGTTCTGGCGGCCGAAAAGCAGGGACTGACCAACTTCAGCGTCCTCGGCTCGCACAAGACCATGCCGGCCCCCATGATGGCCCTGACCAGCGACCCGGAACTGCAGGTCGACGGCTATCTCTGCCCGGCGCACGTTTCGGCCATCATCGGTGCCGACGCCTATCGGCCGATCGTCGAGGCCTGCCGGGTGCCCTGTGTCGTCACCGGCTTCGAACCGCTGGACGTGCTGCGCGGCGTACTGATGCTGGCCAGACAGGTGGTCGAAGGCCGGGCGGAGGTCGAAAACGAATACTCCCGCGTGGTGCGGCCCGACGGCAACCCGAAGGCGCGGCAGATTCTTGAAACCGTCTTCGAGCCCTGCGATGCCCGCTGGCGCGGCATCGGCGTCATTCCCGGCAGCGGCCTGCGCATCCGCAACAGCCATGCCGCCTTCAACGCCGAGCTCAAGCTGCCGGTCGAGGTCGAAGAGCCGGTGGAGCACAAGGGCTGCCTGTGCGGCGAAATCCTCAAAGGCAAGGTCCGCCCCGGCGACTGCCCCCTCTTCCGCAAGATCTGCACCCCCGAGGATCCGGTCGGCGCCTGCATGGTGTCGAGCGAGGGGACCTGCGCGGCGGAGTACAAGTACGGCAATATCTAA
- the hypE gene encoding hydrogenase expression/formation protein HypE yields the protein MNSALILLGHGSGGKLSHQLLDDIIIPALSGIAPEEQNDAAVLPAIDGELAFTTDTYVVDPIFFPGGNIGDLAINGTVNDLAMAGAVPVAISVGLILEEGLPVADLQQVLASMRQAADTAGVRIVTGDTKVVPRGKGDKIFINTAGIGRIPAGRKISGSAARPDDKVLINGPVGDHGMAVMASREGLELTADIRSDSTALNGLVEDLFTACGDKLHVLRDPTRGGVATTLREIAGQSGVDITLEEQAIPLSEGVRGACAILGLDPLFVANEGKLLALVAPEAAEDALAAMRRHPAGRQATIIGEVTAASNGRVLMRTGIGGLRAIEMLSGEQLPRIC from the coding sequence ATGAACTCTGCCCTCATCCTTCTCGGCCATGGCAGCGGCGGCAAACTGAGCCACCAGCTGCTCGACGACATCATCATTCCCGCCCTCTCCGGCATCGCTCCGGAAGAGCAGAACGACGCCGCCGTGTTGCCGGCGATCGACGGCGAACTCGCCTTCACCACCGACACCTACGTGGTCGATCCGATCTTCTTTCCCGGCGGCAATATCGGCGATCTGGCCATCAACGGCACGGTCAACGACCTGGCGATGGCCGGAGCTGTACCGGTGGCGATCAGCGTCGGCCTGATTCTCGAGGAAGGCCTTCCCGTAGCCGACCTGCAGCAGGTACTGGCATCGATGCGACAGGCCGCAGATACCGCCGGGGTGCGCATCGTCACCGGCGACACCAAGGTGGTGCCGCGCGGCAAGGGCGACAAGATCTTCATCAACACCGCCGGCATCGGCCGTATCCCTGCCGGCCGCAAGATATCCGGCTCCGCGGCCCGCCCCGACGACAAGGTGCTGATCAACGGCCCGGTCGGCGATCATGGCATGGCTGTGATGGCCAGCCGCGAAGGGCTGGAGCTGACCGCCGACATTCGCAGTGACAGCACCGCCCTCAACGGTCTGGTCGAAGACCTCTTCACCGCCTGCGGCGACAAACTGCACGTGCTGCGCGATCCGACCCGCGGCGGCGTCGCCACCACCCTGCGCGAGATCGCCGGCCAGTCCGGGGTTGACATCACCCTCGAGGAGCAGGCCATTCCGCTCAGCGAAGGGGTACGTGGTGCCTGCGCCATCCTCGGCCTCGACCCGCTGTTTGTCGCCAACGAAGGCAAGCTGCTGGCCCTGGTAGCCCCCGAAGCAGCGGAAGACGCTCTCGCGGCCATGCGCCGGCATCCCGCCGGCAGGCAGGCAACCATCATCGGCGAGGTGACCGCAGCCTCCAACGGTCGGGTGCTGATGCGCACTGGCATCGGCGGCTTGCGCGCCATCGAAATGCTCTCTGGCGAACAATTGCCGCGTATCTGTTGA